The sequence below is a genomic window from Panicum virgatum strain AP13 unplaced genomic scaffold, P.virgatum_v5 scaffold_3786, whole genome shotgun sequence.
caattgtaaggatcgatggaccaagaggggggtgaattgggcctttttcaaaattctaaaaaaagtaaagcaaccttaacctatgcaatactagtaaggctcaatcaCCAACCGGTTAGCTAGGCGAACTACACAAGCTTACAAGATACAACtagataagaaactaagcaaggatagagctaagctatgatctctaaggtcaagcacatgaataattgcatgaaagtaagtgcttgaaagaaagagtgggcaagaaacaaccggatttttcccgtggtgtcgatgattggcacacacccctaatccacgttgtgacactcactaagagtcttgtcacctcccatgtcaccgagatgagggtgctcactaagagtctccgttcaccatccggcgtggtggagctcaagccacgtacaacttCTTCAGGCTCCCACAATcttggcaagctccgaaagaaacaccttcaatcaccaagatcgcctaggtgctaccaatcaccaagagtaacaagctagggcttcacttgagcaagaacgatcaccaagaacggatgcacacaagcttctctctactcaagtccttagtcttgcttcttgaattgattgaatgaacaaatgtggaagatgaagctcaaggtggctctcaacaatatatgagtgtatgaatgttgcctggtgtaagagtatgcaaaatgacccattggaggggtatatataggcagctcacacgaatagagccgttggagaaaagctgccagaaaactgcgtagcgccggttaatccgacgtacctccaatagtcagcgtcggtttaaccgatgagtgtaaaactgcccattctgaaaactagccgttacaacttggcaGATTAACCgagtatcatcggtttaaccggtgagtgtagtgtccactgatcaactgaaaaaaccaagtctctggacaactgcaccgacgttaactcaaaaccatcgtcggtttaaccgtgagtacaacttctgaaatccctggaaaaaccatctcactagtcaattgcaccgacgtctcatttcaaacagtgtcggtttaaccggtgtattgaactgaaatgccctggaaaaaccaactctggactaatgcaccgacgtaatTCAAACAatatcggtttaaccggtgtatagaactgtcaagactctgctgacttcgtttaaaccgacgtatagaaaagtggaagcgtcggttaaaccggtgtatagacttttctgattttgccttttctgattgagtcttgagtgaaatccaaatattcttgagatataagttgaaaaccacttatttgaacttctagaaacctgagtgaccatagtgtgcatccattttcaaatgaccatgtccatgctcaagttacttgaccttaacccctcttaatagtgcgatcactataaaactataaaacctatactaacctaagtgtccttctcagccttatgacacttaggactagaaagatccttagtcttgacatatttTTGAGTTGAATgacgagatcgcctttttggataacgaaattgaggggcctcttttgacatatgaccaaatgagcgataatgatctattaagctgcacaaactcattagtcacattaatggttgtcattaatcaccgaaacataccttgggggcctagatgcttacaatctccctctttttggtgattgatgacaacacaaacataaataacgaagagcaaaaagataaaacaggataaacacaagcaaacttgAAAAAGGACCAAAAGAaactcaacggctcaaacgaaatccatagatatgtctcaaaccacagcatactcaagcgccaaagtacatatccatgaattaacaccaaatgtgatacaaagcatcaaagtcctgataactacgagctctctctatctctaccctccccctgactccaactccgcctgactctccccctttggcgtcaAAGCACCGCGAGCTACTGATCGGCTGTTGAGGTACggcaaggaagcggtccggatcgtgtcgtcgtcgtcggacggagagccCTCTgtgacggacgggagctgctggtctgaactgcctgctggatctgaaccgactgggggtgtagctgtcgtcgaggctctcgtgctggcactgcctggaagagggtccgtagagtGGTAACCGtctcagcagaagatgtgtcaacatctgaagtagtaagtgctgaagctaccggctgtgtcgactgctgaagtaaGGAACCCTCtatcctcctccccctgaaggtagtgtctgtggtacgacggggagggcgactgactggactgccgaaggtagagctaagctatgatctctaaggtcaagcacatgaataattgcatgaaagtaagtgcttgaaatagaagagtgggcaagagacaacccggagtttttcccgtggtgtcgatgttgttggcacacaccccctatccacgttgtgacactcactaagagtcttggtCACCCTCCCaatgtcaccgagacgagggcgctcactaagagtctccgtgcaccatcccggcgtggtggagctcaagccacgtacaaccttcttccgggctcccacaatcgttggcaagactccggaagaaacaccttcaatcacccatatcgcctaggtgctgccaatcaccaagaggaataagctagggccttcacttgagcaagaaccgatcaccaagaacggatgcacacaagcttctctctactcaagtccttagtcttgcttcttggaatgattgaatgaacaaatgtgtggaagatgaagctcagatggctctcaacaatatatgagtgtatgaatgttgcctggtgtcaagagagtgcaaaatgacccattggaggggtatatataggccgcTCACACGAATAAAGCCGTTGGAGAACAGCtggccagaaaactgcgtagcgccgcgttaatccgacgtacgctccaatagtcagcgtcggtttaaccgatgagtgtAAACCGccccattctgaaaactagccgttacaacttgggtagattaaccgacgtatcatcggtttaaccggtgagtgtagttgtccactgatcaactgaaaaaccaagtctctggacaactgcaccgacgttaactcaaaaccatcgtcggtttaaccggtgagtacaaacTTCTGAAacccctggaaaaaccatctcactggtcaattgcaccgatgtctcatttcaaacagcatcggtttaaccggtgtattgaacttgaaatgccctggaaaaaccaactctggactaatgcaccgacgttaattcaaacaacatcggttttaaccggtgtatagaacctgtccagactctgttgactgcgtttaaccgacgtatagaaaagtggaagcgtcggttaaaccggtgtatagactttttctgattttgccttttctgatttgagtcttgagtgaaatccaaatattcttgagatataagttgaaaaccacttatttgaacttctaggaacctgagtgaccatagtgtgcatccattttcaaatgaccatgcccatgctcaagttactgaCCTttacccctcttaatagtgcgattactacaaaactataaaacctatactaacctaagtgtccttcttagccttatgacacttaggactagaaagatccttagtcttggacatatatttgagttgaataccgagatcgcctttttggataacgaaattgaggggcctcttttgacatatgaccaaatgagcggtaattattcattaagctgcacaaactcattagtcacaataatggttgtcattaatcaccgaaacatacctagagggcctagatgcttacagctgGCATGCTCTTCTGGCGCCTGAGACTCGGCCTGCTCATCTTGATGAGTGTAGCTCGGTGTAGGAATGGCTGAACGATGCGAGCTTGATCGGCTTGAGCTCGACCCGGTCACCTTCTTGAGTGCTCCCGACACCTTCCTTCCGATGTTCCTAAAAGACATTGCAACGAATAGACAAACCAAACACTCGGAAGGATTATGTGAGCGTTAGTGAAAACCAAGTCAgctgtccagagagttagtaaTCCTTGTGGGGCATAGTTGCCTCTCACAAAAATTGTTCTTGTGGGTGATAACACTCCACAAAATCGTTCTTATAGGCGATGACGCACCACAAAACCGTTCTTGCGGGGTTGTGGTACCACCACAAACACGTTCTTGCAAAGAGAAGAAGATAAACACGAAATGCAAATGGGATGCAAATAAGAATGCAAAAGAGGgaaatctttttcttctttttcttatgaacttggagagaaacaagagcaaagagagcagagggaggaagaacaCGAAGTGGGACTGGTGGAACTCGGACAAGGGGAGTGCCATGGGCTCCCTGTGCACCGGGTTAAATAGAGGGGTGCCACCCTTGagtcggccgaccaaggggtcggccggcctgtgGCTGGCCCAATTTTTCTCCCACTTTTTCAGTGATGCTTAATGACCGCCATATGGTCCAAAAATGCAATGAGTGAGTGCAGGGGTAGGCTGGTGTAGGCCTAGGAGTGGCCCCCAAATGCATTTGGACATGAAAATGATCCAAGTTCATGCATGCACTACACTCCAAATTGTTATGGCTTGCCATTTTCTTCCAAAATTGCCCCTTGGGCACTTGTCTAATTCCAAGATTCATGGGGATTTATGATGCAAAATATgagaaaacaaaatatgcaaggGTTTTTCATGCAAAAGAAGCAATGCTCATGCAAGAATCAAATAGAAATGAGAGAAATTCAAACATGCAATGGTTAAAATCAAATATGGGATAACTACCGATTTACCTGTCGGCAAGGGCTCAAAATTTAGAGTCTTTTGAACAAGACATTTTATCCCGTCAACCTTGATTAGCTTGATGAAATAATTCCAAAGTGTGACACCGCTTCATAGAAATCATCAGAAAAATTTGTACCTTGATGTGATGTCTGGGGTACTCGGGATTATCATTTGTTCCTTTTTTGATCGGGTTGAACTTCTCATGATACATATCATCCCATGGTACTGCCCctgaaatgttagaaattactTACCTGGGTTGCACCATAATGTGGTCGCTTTCTCGATTGATGCAGTGTTCATTGTTGTTGGTGATCAGGCAACGGCAATAGAGCACTTCATGCAAACAGAGAATGTGCGCCTTTTTCAAGGTTGGATGCAATCATGATCAATTCAACTGCTGAAGTGTTGACTTCCCAAAATCAATAGTGCCAAGTCACGCTTGTCTTGAAGTCGACTCAGATTCATTGTGAAAATCATTGGCGAATTGAAATTGATAGGACACTACCCCTGTCCTCACACAAAGAGAAGACAGCATGGTTATCCTGCTAGATCACTGGCCACTAACCATAGAGATTTTCCTTACTTTAAATAAATTCTTTTAACATGTGCcttccctggcaacggcgccaaaaatgtttgttgacgcctaccaacgtcaccactgaaAACCAGCGATGGCGTCCGTAGACGTcaatggggtggcaggtatttcatgggccacgaataaatctgcaaaaACACAGAGTACtgccgtagcattttacccgagagtaacccggggtgtcatttatatttccgcagggaaggcggcggtgtatagaatttagtTAAGTTAGGAGGAACCACAATGGATTAATGTCAATGATCCGAACAGGGTGACAATATTCATGGTAAAAAGGGGTAGTGAACATACAAGCACAACTAGATAATATGCCTAGGACATCGGAGAGGAAAGAGCAAGATCAAGGGTAACTAGAGCCATAATCTATTGTACTCTCATGAGCAAACCAAACTGAGTCGTTCATACACAAAGGAAAAGCCTGATCAATGGACTAGAGAGACCGCATCCAGATGAACAGGAGGAGCCTGACACATCCaacggctttatgtacctcctacccctctatccgaacgtggaggattactcaggCTCGGACAgagctatcaccacctgcggctacctctacaaaccgtgggatagagTTGCGTTCAAATGTGGTCATCAACTCAGGCACCACACCTGCGCTAAcgagcaccactctagccttgcgcaaggacacccttgtctatccagggccttagttctagagcgcccaattaaggaagatgaaacaaagccatgatacACGAACTAGTCTATGCATATAAATCACTCAAGACAATCATAACTCACAAGAAGGATCACATACATAACAGAGCATATAAACCAAAGTACTGAATAGAATAAATaagcatctagtacaaactcagagaattacataaagagaaggtaaaagacataccggactctccacgaagactctaagacctcgaactaCGATTCGAACCtgaactcctctagtcctaagacctctacaagtggagatgaactacatcttgAGGGAGTAGCTCTACACCAATTTCTCCATGccatgaaatggagcccctcccctcatatttatagaagGGAGCCACCCTTTGCTCGGCCGTGAATTCAGCATAGAACCACTTGaaccgacgttgtgagccaatGGGAGGTTGCCACGTCACAGACttaaggtggtggggcccatgggaaggtcggccgacctgtagaTCGGCCGGCCTCCTAGTGGGCCCACCAACCTTCTCCTTTGTCCTATGGGCTGTTCTcagggcccacttgtcaatggtGTGTGGCTTGGCTTCGTTCCTGTTGGATGTCTTCTCTGGTAGCCTTTTGATCCATGTGTGCCGATGTCTGATTGGTCGGTGTTTGCTCTTTGGCCGAAAGGGTATGATTGCCCTCCATTTTCAGGTAAAacctgcactcatagaaatctagaggaACATATAGAATTCAGTGATTTATTAGtggcatgagtgtaagaaatgcaagtccaTCCATTTATTATGACAATATTGACACTCAGAAATGatcattagtgagcgtcaacagcgTTTTTTAATAACTTCTAACGCGCCCATAGCTAACCGTGCCTCTAGCAGCTTAGCTAGCTGGAATATAATAAACAGATTTGCTCCTTGTCAACTGACTGAAATGGTGCTTATCACTCAGTCGACGCGCATACGCGTCCGATCGGCGACGCACCGTGGTGATCATATTTTATGGAATTCATCCAACCGGGTTCGTGTTTGTTTGTTGTGAATACCCGGTTACGCGTTAACGGGCCCGGCAAAATTAACCCTTACTCGTTTTACTCCATCTTCAACCTCGTTTGTATCGTTCAGTGGAGGCTGGGGGTAGTGGGGGAGGTGGCCGGCGATCCCCTTGCGATTCGTCTTTCCCCGCCGGTGATCTGTCCATCCTCTCGTGCACTGGTGTTTTTATCTACTCCATCTGCATCTGTCTTCAATCCCTATCACCAGAtctcccctccccctcgaggTACCCATAATTTTTCGAGTTTGATGTGGTTTTTCTGGGTTTGATTTTGCATATGTCGTCTATCCTAGCAGCAgagccccccctcccccccccccccccccccaactggATTCTGCTATAGGTAAATCCGTTGTTGGGTTAgctagattttttttgtttgatatTTTAAGTTGCTTTGGTAGAAATGACAAATTGAGGCACACGAAGGAAAGAGAGATCGGAGAGCAGTGCGCTGCCCATATCTATGGCCTTTTTTGGATATTCAATGGTGGGCAATCGATGATTGTGGAACAGATCAGATGGAGATACTAGTTAGCTGCTGCTTCAGTAATCAACAGAGAGATAGGACTTTTATCTTTGTTTTGTACGGTCCATGGTTTTGATACGGGTTAGCTGTTTCTTTATAAATCAACGGAGAAATAGGATTTGTCTTTGTTTTTCAAAGCAATCTGCTGCATGTCTGTCTATTTTTGCATCCCTCGCAATGTAGAATTAATCTCTAGTTTATATCTCAATACTATCATACTGCACGAAATCCCAATCCTTTGTTTCCTGTGATCATCTTtctgctgaacatatcataaTTTGATTAGCCCTGTCAAATTAGTCATGTCAAGCTAGAGCCCCTATTGGCTGTGCTACAATGAGTACTGAGCTACATCATAATTTACTAATGAATTAGGCAGTCATTTAATTTTTGCATTGCAGCTGATTTGCATTCAGTCTCACGGTTTGTCATAATAGtgttcaatttttttctaattGCTGTTGGATTTTTTGTGTTCCACTAGCTTCAGTTTGTGGATTGTTAGCTTTTGATTTTGAGAATTATGGTCGATATATTATTGCCTTGTTTATGGTACCTAGTTgatagggagggagggggaaagTCGACATGGCTTGAAGGCTCTTCTTCATCACGGATGGTTGTGGAAGGGATCTGTGTTGCAACGAAGCTTGATTTGTAAATACTATAAATTTGTAATGTCAATGCGTACCCTACTTTTTTTCAGTTAATTGCGATTGAAATTCATTTGTAAACTGAGTGCAGATTGTACTTCAACCTTTTATTGTAGCAATAGAACTTAATCATTTTTGCCTCTAAAAGATTGAAACTTGAGGATCTACCAGTCGATGTCTCAATGACTCCCAAGTCCTAGGCCACATGCAATTGCGATTTATCTAGCTGTAAATCCTCAAGTGCACCCATATTTTGAGCACAAGCTTAGAGCCTAGTAAAATTATTGAATGGATATGTGGGTTTCCCAATAATATTTACATGCCAGAAACTGGTTTAAAGTGATCTACAAATCTAATTTATGTC
It includes:
- the LOC120694153 gene encoding uncharacterized protein LOC120694153 isoform X2, giving the protein MVLITQSTRIRVRSATHRGDHILWNSSNRWRLGVVGEVAGDPLAIRLSPPVICPSSRALVFLSTPSASVFNPYHQISPPPRGAIIWQFARIPPSTLKSYSASEVSAQHPELS
- the LOC120694153 gene encoding uncharacterized protein LOC120694153 isoform X1; protein product: MVLITQSTRIRVRSATHRGDHILWNSSNRWRLGVVGEVAGDPLAIRLSPPVICPSSRALVFLSTPSASVFNPYHQISPPPRGAIIWQFARIPPSTLKSYSASEVSAQHPELSKHLLNAI
- the LOC120694153 gene encoding uncharacterized protein LOC120694153 isoform X3 — its product is MEFIQPVEAGGSGGGGRRSPCDSSFPAGDLSILSCTGVFIYSICICLQSLSPDLPSPSRCHYMAICQNSAFHFEKLQSGLTSLLFSTNLRGSASEVSAQHPELSKHLLNAI
- the LOC120694153 gene encoding uncharacterized protein LOC120694153 isoform X4, producing MEFIQPVEAGGSGGGGRRSPCDSSFPAGDLSILSCTGVFIYSICICLQSLSPDLPSPSRCHYMAICQNSAFHFEKLQSGLTSLLFSTNLRGSASEVSAQHPELS